Proteins from a single region of Chryseomicrobium sp. FSL W7-1435:
- a CDS encoding glycosyltransferase family 2 protein, whose protein sequence is MKLITILIPAYNEEEVLPLLIQRLDEVTATLPTYSFEYLFINDGSKDRTFELLCEFNAAHPSVSVVNLSRNFGKEAAMLAGFDYIKGDAVVIIDADLQDPPELIPDMLAYWEEGYEDVFAKRKSRDGETFFKKWSSGRYYRILEKLSDVPVQRDTGDFRLLDRKCITALQSLRESKRYTKGMFSWIGFRKKEILFDRDARAAGDTKWNYLKLFNLALDGITSATIAPLRFASWSGIGISILAFLYIIFIVVRTILYGEPVAGYPSMMAVILFLGGVQLLSLGIIGEYLGKIFFETKKRPVYFLDVYLPANRVK, encoded by the coding sequence ATGAAATTAATTACCATTTTAATCCCCGCTTATAATGAAGAAGAAGTTCTTCCTCTATTAATACAACGGCTGGATGAAGTAACAGCCACCCTACCTACTTATTCTTTCGAATATCTTTTTATCAACGATGGTAGTAAGGATCGCACATTTGAATTGCTTTGCGAATTCAATGCAGCGCATCCATCTGTCTCTGTTGTCAATCTTTCCCGTAATTTTGGAAAGGAAGCCGCCATGCTAGCAGGCTTTGATTACATAAAAGGAGATGCGGTCGTGATTATCGATGCGGATCTTCAAGATCCTCCTGAACTCATTCCCGACATGCTTGCCTATTGGGAAGAAGGTTATGAAGATGTATTTGCGAAACGTAAAAGTCGAGATGGCGAAACCTTTTTCAAAAAATGGTCATCAGGAAGGTATTATCGTATTCTAGAAAAACTTTCAGATGTTCCCGTACAACGTGATACTGGTGACTTCCGTCTACTAGACCGCAAATGCATTACCGCACTTCAATCACTGCGTGAATCAAAACGCTATACGAAGGGTATGTTTAGCTGGATCGGTTTCCGCAAAAAAGAAATTTTATTTGACCGGGATGCCCGAGCAGCTGGCGATACAAAGTGGAATTATCTTAAGCTTTTCAATTTAGCGCTAGACGGCATCACTTCAGCAACAATCGCCCCATTGCGCTTTGCTTCTTGGAGCGGTATCGGAATCTCTATTTTAGCATTTCTATATATCATTTTTATTGTCGTTCGCACAATTCTATATGGTGAACCCGTTGCGGGTTATCCCTCTATGATGGCTGTCATTTTATTCTTAGGCGGTGTTCAGTTGCTTTCACTTGGT
- a CDS encoding glucosyltransferase domain-containing protein — MGELTVPEDYLNRLKKRITPEWKKGFLATWIIGLLTHLIIFTQYIPNHDGLVNTYADQLNFGLGRFFLGPVSWVGSYFDLSMINGLLSLFYMSLFVVVLIELFSLKKTLSIYLLAGVLVTFPVITSTFAYMFTADAYIFGYFLTGLALLVTVKWRFGFIPGALLFYVAVGIYQANLPFALTLAIVVVIHMLLDEKNTFKLMSFQLARMIATVVGGMGLYAITFFLYQRFSSSIRNYQGLNEIGERSDSIRHLLTESKDDFLEFFIGGFVTDIPVTLFHILNLLVLVLLIGFVAANAMKKSVGRTALIAVAILLLPFFTYSLYFVSPGVVYHVLMIMSIINLYFLVIVFYEHATSQKVLAWLSVGVLALTIANSAIIANISYLHLQLRFEKTTQFANRVMARIESQPEYTRETKIGIVGRYSVRSSVGSGPVSDRLPQLTGIVGESILILPYQFNYFFDTVLGTPVKYASSEELNAIKETQAFEEMPTWPREGAVEMIDGIVIIKFQEQ; from the coding sequence GTGGGGGAATTAACAGTGCCAGAAGATTATTTAAACAGATTAAAAAAACGCATTACACCCGAGTGGAAAAAAGGCTTTCTAGCTACTTGGATTATCGGATTACTGACACATCTTATTATATTTACACAGTATATTCCGAATCATGATGGACTGGTCAATACATATGCTGATCAACTCAATTTTGGACTCGGACGATTCTTCCTTGGACCGGTAAGCTGGGTTGGTTCTTATTTTGATTTATCTATGATTAATGGTCTTTTATCACTATTTTATATGAGTCTATTTGTCGTTGTTTTAATTGAATTGTTTTCACTTAAAAAAACACTGTCGATTTACTTGCTAGCGGGAGTCCTCGTAACATTCCCAGTCATAACATCTACTTTTGCCTATATGTTTACGGCTGACGCTTACATTTTTGGTTACTTTTTAACTGGGCTTGCTTTGCTAGTTACTGTGAAGTGGCGTTTTGGATTTATACCAGGAGCCCTTCTATTTTATGTGGCTGTCGGTATTTATCAGGCGAATTTACCGTTTGCATTGACCTTAGCAATTGTTGTAGTGATCCACATGTTGCTCGATGAAAAGAACACATTCAAATTGATGAGCTTTCAATTAGCTCGTATGATTGCGACAGTAGTGGGAGGGATGGGTCTTTACGCCATCACATTCTTTCTTTATCAACGCTTCTCGTCTTCTATCCGTAACTACCAAGGCTTAAATGAAATAGGGGAGCGCTCTGATAGTATTCGCCATTTACTTACAGAGAGTAAAGACGATTTTCTTGAGTTCTTTATTGGTGGTTTTGTGACAGACATCCCAGTGACACTTTTCCATATATTAAATCTACTAGTATTGGTTCTGTTGATTGGTTTTGTAGCTGCCAATGCTATGAAAAAATCAGTTGGACGAACTGCTTTAATTGCGGTAGCCATCTTATTACTGCCTTTCTTTACCTATAGCCTGTACTTCGTGTCACCAGGAGTCGTCTATCATGTATTAATGATCATGAGCATTATTAATTTGTACTTCTTAGTTATCGTATTCTACGAACATGCAACCTCTCAAAAAGTGCTTGCGTGGCTAAGTGTAGGAGTACTAGCGCTAACCATTGCAAACTCTGCAATCATTGCCAATATTTCTTATCTGCATTTGCAATTACGTTTTGAGAAGACGACGCAGTTTGCCAATCGCGTCATGGCTCGAATTGAAAGCCAGCCAGAGTATACTCGTGAAACAAAGATTGGTATTGTCGGGCGATATAGTGTGAGAAGTAGCGTCGGATCGGGACCGGTAAGTGACAGACTTCCACAATTAACAGGTATTGTAGGAGAAAGCATTTTAATTCTTCCTTACCAGTTCAATTATTTCTTCGATACGGTACTTGGAACTCCGGTGAAGTATGCTTCCTCAGAGGAACTCAATGCAATTAAAGAGACACAAGCGTTTGAAGAGATGCCGACATGGCCTCGAGAAGGTGCGGTAGAGATGATTGATGGTATTGTCATTATTAAATTCCAAGAACAGTAG
- a CDS encoding LTA synthase family protein, with the protein MRRIKGVLPRFLLSLITFSILFLLPLAILLMNEWLVRDLLNLPVFDWIEQYDKRFVLNYILYVALFSILFLFPRKIFYTLSFLLTAFLLLFGLGNRFKLELRSAPITLDDFRLLREVTGFESPVEINYWLVGIGTFVAVLVLALVLYMLPSHKEKWLIKVAVVSAATVFFFAMWTDRPFSPAEQAGLQKTLWKLEVGMKNNGMLANFVVLAKESEVQPPKGYSQQAITTIDERYNPQEEQQNTKPNVLYIMSEAFIDPYYFGEEHFLVDPVPNFRKYFNESMHGTLYSSEFGGGTANVEFEALTGFSMQFMRPDYVPYQLFLHQPVPAIPSLFNDAGYESTAVHGYFAWFYQRNSVYKNLGFDQFISGEFMDLEKPNTPGGTFPSDRHMTDAILETLDASDRPDFIHAVSTQAHMPYGRQQESEFVKADTLSDEVRPYLNNYVEKVHKVDLELGRLLSTLEEREEETLVVFWGDHLPSFPNGNELYGPLGTDIAEDWNGKHEDFLTMHSVPYFIWSSKDNQPQTRDISATFLPALVTELAGIEGNTVTALGSELLAEGHSRIPYTQWAAEEQPVSTTMQDLQLLQHDWLHGERYYESLHGELQVHQDFHLGLYEEILIQNQNKIETVYEWIVKGAPKYTEVLINGKPIDSFGWQRLEPGISKYTIQVEELKVGDTLQFMVTNARGSELMKSRTIEIEN; encoded by the coding sequence GTGAGACGAATAAAAGGTGTTTTACCACGATTTCTACTTTCACTGATTACGTTCAGCATATTATTTCTTCTTCCACTTGCCATTCTCTTGATGAATGAATGGCTTGTGCGGGATTTACTAAATTTGCCGGTATTCGACTGGATTGAACAATACGACAAGCGATTCGTGCTCAACTACATCCTGTATGTAGCCTTATTTAGTATCTTGTTCCTATTTCCAAGAAAGATTTTCTATACATTAAGCTTTTTATTAACAGCATTCCTTCTTTTATTTGGACTAGGTAATCGCTTTAAATTGGAATTACGGAGTGCACCCATTACACTCGATGATTTTCGACTTCTTCGCGAAGTGACAGGATTTGAATCACCTGTCGAAATAAATTATTGGTTAGTGGGAATAGGCACGTTTGTTGCGGTCCTAGTGCTTGCCTTGGTGCTTTACATGCTGCCTTCTCATAAAGAAAAATGGCTTATAAAGGTAGCTGTGGTTAGTGCTGCAACTGTTTTCTTTTTTGCTATGTGGACAGACCGACCTTTTTCACCTGCAGAGCAAGCGGGACTGCAAAAAACGCTTTGGAAACTTGAAGTAGGTATGAAAAATAACGGCATGCTTGCAAACTTTGTCGTTCTTGCCAAAGAGTCTGAAGTACAGCCACCTAAAGGCTATTCACAACAAGCAATCACGACTATTGATGAGCGCTATAATCCTCAAGAAGAACAGCAGAACACAAAACCAAATGTTCTGTACATCATGAGTGAAGCCTTTATTGATCCTTACTATTTTGGAGAAGAACATTTTTTGGTAGATCCTGTGCCAAATTTCCGAAAGTATTTTAATGAATCCATGCACGGGACATTGTATAGTTCAGAATTTGGTGGGGGTACAGCAAATGTAGAATTTGAAGCTCTGACTGGGTTCAGTATGCAATTCATGCGACCAGATTATGTGCCCTATCAATTATTTCTACATCAACCTGTTCCAGCAATTCCTTCTCTTTTCAACGATGCGGGATATGAGTCGACAGCTGTTCACGGTTATTTTGCTTGGTTCTACCAACGTAATTCAGTCTATAAAAACTTAGGATTTGATCAGTTTATATCAGGTGAATTCATGGACCTTGAGAAGCCGAATACTCCGGGCGGGACTTTTCCAAGCGATCGTCACATGACAGACGCTATTTTAGAAACACTTGATGCAAGTGACCGCCCTGATTTTATCCATGCAGTGTCTACTCAAGCCCATATGCCTTACGGTCGTCAGCAAGAATCAGAATTTGTAAAGGCAGATACTCTGTCGGATGAAGTACGTCCTTATTTAAATAATTATGTCGAGAAAGTGCATAAAGTTGATTTGGAATTAGGACGATTGCTTTCAACTTTAGAAGAGCGAGAGGAAGAAACCTTGGTTGTATTCTGGGGCGATCATCTCCCTAGTTTTCCAAATGGTAATGAGCTTTACGGTCCGTTGGGGACTGATATAGCAGAAGATTGGAATGGAAAGCACGAGGATTTTTTGACCATGCACAGCGTTCCTTACTTTATTTGGAGTTCGAAAGACAATCAACCTCAAACTCGTGATATTTCAGCAACCTTCCTACCTGCGCTGGTTACAGAGTTAGCAGGCATCGAGGGAAATACCGTAACAGCACTAGGTTCTGAATTACTTGCTGAAGGGCATTCTCGAATTCCCTATACGCAGTGGGCTGCTGAAGAACAGCCTGTTTCAACAACTATGCAAGATCTGCAATTGCTTCAACACGATTGGTTGCACGGAGAACGATATTACGAGTCCTTGCACGGTGAGTTACAAGTACACCAAGACTTTCATTTAGGACTTTATGAAGAGATTCTCATACAAAATCAGAACAAAATAGAGACTGTCTATGAATGGATAGTAAAAGGCGCCCCTAAATATACGGAAGTGCTTATCAATGGAAAGCCAATAGATTCTTTTGGCTGGCAGCGTCTAGAGCCGGGGATTTCTAAATACACCATTCAGGTTGAAGAACTCAAAGTAGGGGATACGCTTCAATTTATGGTTACGAATGCCAGAGGTTCTGAACTCATGAAATCTCGAACAATAGAAATAGAGAACTAG
- the galU gene encoding UTP--glucose-1-phosphate uridylyltransferase GalU: MKPIKKAIIPAAGLGTRFLPATKATPKEMLPIIDKPMIQYIVEEAIASGIEDIIIVTGKNKRAIEDHFDHSFELESHLEEKQKLQELFDVRQPGNVDIHYIRQKEAKGLGHAVWCARKFIGDEPFAVLLGDDIIDAGNPGLKQLITQYDMVGSSVVAVQEVSAEETNRYGIIEYDHHQDKLYKVNAMIEKPAPGTTSSRMAIMGRYILTPEIFTILDQQKVGAGGEVQLTDAIEQLLETQDVYGYAFEGKRYDVGEKLGFVKTTIDLALRRADLKDDVLAYLQEVLKEMKTHS, translated from the coding sequence ATGAAACCTATAAAAAAAGCGATTATTCCGGCTGCAGGACTCGGTACACGGTTTTTGCCTGCAACCAAAGCAACTCCAAAAGAAATGTTGCCGATTATTGATAAACCGATGATTCAGTATATTGTCGAAGAAGCGATTGCTTCAGGAATTGAAGATATCATTATTGTCACAGGAAAAAATAAACGAGCGATTGAAGATCATTTTGATCATTCCTTTGAGCTTGAAAGTCATTTGGAAGAGAAACAGAAACTTCAAGAATTATTTGATGTACGCCAGCCTGGTAATGTGGATATCCATTACATTCGTCAAAAAGAAGCCAAAGGTTTAGGGCACGCTGTGTGGTGTGCACGTAAATTCATTGGCGATGAGCCGTTTGCTGTGCTCCTCGGAGACGACATCATTGATGCAGGAAATCCTGGCCTCAAACAATTGATTACACAATACGACATGGTCGGTTCTTCGGTAGTGGCTGTTCAAGAGGTTTCAGCGGAAGAAACAAACCGTTACGGCATCATTGAATATGATCATCACCAAGACAAACTCTATAAAGTGAATGCGATGATTGAAAAACCTGCTCCGGGAACGACAAGTTCTCGTATGGCAATCATGGGGCGGTATATTTTGACACCAGAAATTTTTACAATCCTAGATCAACAGAAAGTAGGGGCTGGAGGAGAAGTTCAATTGACCGATGCCATTGAGCAACTTCTTGAAACCCAAGATGTCTACGGCTATGCATTCGAAGGAAAGCGATACGATGTGGGAGAAAAGCTAGGCTTCGTCAAAACAACGATTGACCTTGCGTTAAGAAGAGCCGATTTGAAGGATGACGTTCTTGCGTATTTACAAGAAGTGCTTAAAGAGATGAAAACTCACTCATGA
- a CDS encoding GtrA family protein, translated as MNKELIRFIAVGIFNTAHYFAWFVLFTEVFQVHYVPAHWTAFLISMVGSYFLNTLFTYRAKVSWRSFFQFPIVYVVQIIISTGLIILFTDGFGINEKISSLIASVGTIPFTFVLSRKIIKR; from the coding sequence ATGAATAAAGAATTGATTCGATTCATCGCCGTTGGGATTTTCAATACTGCACACTACTTTGCTTGGTTTGTCCTCTTCACGGAAGTATTTCAAGTTCATTATGTTCCAGCCCATTGGACAGCCTTTTTAATCAGTATGGTGGGCTCTTACTTTTTGAATACCTTATTTACGTATCGCGCAAAAGTTTCTTGGCGCTCATTTTTTCAGTTCCCGATAGTTTATGTTGTTCAAATCATTATTTCTACAGGACTCATTATTCTTTTCACAGATGGATTCGGAATCAATGAAAAAATCAGTTCCTTAATAGCCTCTGTAGGAACAATTCCTTTTACATTCGTACTATCAAGAAAAATCATTAAACGATAA